A region of Osmerus eperlanus chromosome 9, fOsmEpe2.1, whole genome shotgun sequence DNA encodes the following proteins:
- the trmt61b gene encoding tRNA (adenine(58)-N(1))-methyltransferase, mitochondrial — protein MSVNVPMGASLLMQRVVRTCTTNIAQQRCRPLHSKVEFSKWTLNTRTFGTSPVWANNNGSNKNTSDPSLPNLIQTSRPGSQFGRRRPLSPLERISQLLPQDALSSEVAQLREHKQDEDEKPTEMCPQEDCNILDDFVTDAQRANGGDESTETQIEDRLGMKQEPPTKYNVAEPISLEFPENETCSGHLGFSASPLPGERSMTFGEALIAEYRKKGRVEFRKMFQLQNGVRLQSSWGTIAHNELMGCPSGMYKRTTLGIPILIRRPSLEEFVLNMRRGPAIAYPKDASEMLMMMDVSEGDCVLESGSGSGAMSLFLSRAVGSKGSVVSVEIREDHHKRAVLNYKRWRTSWMQSRGEEWPDNVHFYNTDLQAASSLLAGRGFHSIALDIISPQIVLPTVTPHLHSGAVCAVYLANITQVIDLLEGVRCSALPLLCERIIEVQVRDWLLAPAIQKDGQFCTRKAPPPLAGQEKKGERSDEENEEMGDTKNPPFGSIPYIARPHPEQTSHTAFLVKLRKCEK, from the exons ATGTCTGTAAACGTGCCGATGGGAGCGTCCCTCTTAATGCAAAGAGTGGTGCGGACATGCACAACCAATATAGCCCAGCAGAGATGCAGACCACTACATTCCAAAGTCGAATTCTCTAAATGGACGTTGAATACAAGAACATTTGGGACGAGTCCTGTATGGGCGAATAACAATGGGAGCAACAAAAACACCTCTGATCCGTCTTTGCCAAACCTTATACAGACTTCCAGACCAGGGTCACAGTTCGGGAGGAGGCGACCTCTATCGCCACTAGAGAGGATAAGCCAGCTGTTGCCCCAAGATGCATTGAGCTCTGAAGTTGCGCAGCTGAGAGAGCACAAACAGGATGAAGATGAGAAACCCACTGAAATGTGTCCTCAGGAAGATTGTAACATATTGGACGATTTTGTTACAGATGCCCAGAGGGCAAACGGCGGGGATGAaagtacagagacacaaatcgaAGACAGATTAGGAATGAAACAGGAACCGCCCACCAAGTACAATGTAGCAGAACCGATTAGTTTGGAGTTTCCAGAAAATGAGACGTGTTCAGGTCATTTGGGATTCTCAGCATCCCCCCTGCCTGGGGAGCGTTCGATGACTTTTGGCGAGGCGCTTATAGCGGAGTATCGTAAGAAGGGGCGGGTGGAGTTCAGGAAGATGTTCCAGCTTCAGAACGGTGTGCGTCTGCAGAGCAGCTGGGGAACCATTGCCCACAATGAGCTCATGGGTTGCCCCTCCGGCATGTACAAACGCACCACGCTTGGGATACCTATCCTCATACGCCGGCCCAGTCTGGAGGAATTTGTGCTGAACATGCGGAGAGGACCTGCTATTGCCTACCCGAAG GATGCTAGCGAAATGCTGATGATGATGGACGTCTCAGAGGGAGACTGTGTGTTGGAGTCAGGCTCTGGGTCTGGTGccatgtctctcttcctgtcgaGAGCCG tgGGGTCCAAGGGTAGTGTGGTAAGTGTTGAGATCAGGGAGGACCACCATAAAAGAGCCGTTCTTAACTACAAGCGCTGGCGAACAtcctggatgcagagcaggggggaggagtggccTGATAACGTCCACTTCTACAACACTGACCTCCAGGCGGCCTCTTCTCTTCTTGCTGGACGGGGATTTCACTCT ATTGCTCTGGATATAATAAGTCCACAAATAGTTTTACCCACTgtgactccccacctccattcTGGGGCTGTGTGCGCTGTCTACCTTGCCAA TATAACACAGGTTATCGATTTGCTGGAGGGTGTAAGATGCtcagctctccccctcctgtgtgAGCGCATCATCGAGGTGCAGGTCAGAGATTGGCTGTTGGCCCCCGCCATCCAGAAAGATGGCCAGTTTTGCACCAGGAAAGCTCCTCCTCCACTTGCAGGAcaggagaaaaagggagagaggtcgGATGAAGAAAATGAAG AGATGGGTGATACAAAAAATCCACCATTTGGAAGTATTCCCTACATTGCCCGACCACACCCAGAACAAACTAGCCACACAG CATTCCTCGTGAAACTCAGGAAGTGTGAGAAGTAG
- the spdya gene encoding speedy protein A — protein MMKHKHRWCQTPPSVTVRIKANTAHTLQIKRGLRLKRPNVEEAHGPPGKSQPSRRQEEVSLTKLSWGPTLVIQREEMAAFFRIFEDDLIQDFLWMDCCCKIMDKYLLAMTFVYFKRARFSISEHNRMNFFIALYLANTMEEDEEESKYEIFPWALGKSWRKHFPRFLKQRDKLWARIEYRAAVSHRCCEEVMGIVPTHFIWQRERAEHHSGARRQYGERAPVHMPRGPSASPAPCALCAHTSSLGLSSSTSGTPSSPSMSSPLPFALAFSLETTPPRVQAVSCRAGTKTKTQSQRPCCCAEEAPRYESDCGAGNDASMDWINEE, from the exons ATGATGAAACACAAACATAGATGGTGTCAGACTCCCCCTTCTGTCACTGTCCGAATCAAAGCCAACACTGCGCACACCCTCCAGATCAAGAGAGGGCTTCGACTGAAGAGACCCAACGTCGAAGAGGCCCATGGGCCGCCTGGCAAGAGTCAACCTAGTCGGCGACAAGAAGAGGTCTCTTTGACCAAGCTGTCCTGGGGCCCAACACTTGTGATACAGCGAGAAGAGATGGCAGCTTTCTTCAGAATTTTTG AAGACGATTTGATACAAGACTTTCTGTGGATGGACTGCTGTTGTAAAATCATGGATAAG TACCTACTGGCCATGACTTTTGTCTACTTCAAACGAGCTCGCTTCAGCATCAGTGAGCACAACCGAATGAACTTTTTTATTGCACT TTACCTCGCGAACACcatggaggaggatgaagaggaaagCAAGTACGAGATCTTTCCCTGGGCACTGGGGAAGAGCTGGAGGAAACACTTCCCCCGCTTCCTCAAGCAAAGAGACAAACTGTGGGCACGCATTGAGTACAGGGCTGCTGTCAGTCATCGCTGCTGTGAGGAG GTCATGGGCATTGTACCTACTCATTTCATCTGGCAGCGAGAACGAGCAGAGCACCACAGTGGTGCCAGGAGGCAGTACGGAGAACGGGCACCAGTCCACATGCCCCGCGGACCTTCGGCTTCCCCGGCCCCCTGTGCCCTCTGTGCCCATACATCCAGCCTGGGCCTGTCCTCATCTACCTCAGGGacaccctcttccccctccatgtcctccCCGCTTCCCTTTGCCCTCGCTTTCTCCCTGGAGACGACTCCTCCTAGGGTCCAGGCTGTTTCCTGCAGGGCTGGCACCAAGACCAAAACCCAGTCCCAGCGCCCCTGCTGCTGTGCTGAGGAAGCCCCGA GGTATGAGTCTGACTGTGGGGCTGGAAATGACGCTTCCATGGACTGGATCAATGAGGAGTAG
- the mocs1 gene encoding molybdenum cofactor biosynthesis protein 1 isoform X1, translating into MVFNKSRCFRLIEGSGNVVALSSQLGKLFAQGTKTRMQRWYSSATQNENELVLVPLTDPSTANFSVATTKSDTEDLTIQGGRRRRISEDVLPFSAFLTDSFDRRHSYLRISLTEKCNLRCQYCMPEEGVKLTPRAKLLSTSEVLTLARLFVREGVEKIRLTGGEPLIRPDVLDIIAEMRRLPGLKTIAVTTNGMNLAKQLPKLKDAGLDLLNISLDTLVPAKFEFIVRRKGFHKVMEGIDKAIEMGYNPVKVNCVVMRGLNDDELLDFVSLTEKKPLEVRFIEYMPFDGNKWNFKKMVSYQEMLDHIRQQWPSLKQLPIGHTETAKTFKVPGFQGHIGFITSMSDHFCGSCNRLRITADGNLKVCLFGNSEVSLRDCLRSGASEDELLEIIGAAVGRKKKQHAGMFSISQMKNRPMILIGTSCPKTLSLPVSQETQGDTIPISYLRDIAVLTSPMAAEPSQSFGMGVQHSGNTLCLSGCPVSTGGPDVSCSGSHKRSYVVKKNLFEGVKEYTRAPHIPFSQMKTPDHNTHTYVLSQNHSEFHKYTLATRPNKIKNHVTRMAGIFSLCTLRTNAKIDTTQANSIRLCHRNASIDPKGKGTQERSKEDASLQSNGTSTAQLTHTDSEGRASMVDVGMKTPTRRMATAHATIHLGPTAFRLLRDNQLTKGDALAVAQLAGIMGAKQTAALIPLCHSVPLDHASVTFNLDEARHSVVITATCHTSSRTGIEMEALTAASVAALTLYDMCKAVSHNITITDIQLVTKTGGKRDFHRYPPEVTCSNFSHH; encoded by the exons ATGGTATTTAACAAAAGCAGGTGCTTCCGCCTCATTGAAGGATCTGGGAATGTCGTGGCCTTGTCATCGCAGCTTGGGAAACTATTCGCACAAGGCACAAAAACGAGGATGCAGCGATGGTATTCCAGTGCTACGCAAAATGAGAACGAACTTGTCCTCGTACCTCTGACCGATCCAAGCACAGCCAACTTCAGTGTCGCAACAACCAAAAGCGACACAGAG GACTTGACTATCCAAGGAGGGCGAAGGAGACGCATAAGCGAGGATGTCTTGCCCTTCTCCGCGTTCCTTACGGATAGTTTTGATCGAAGGCACAGCTACCTGCGCATCTCCCTGACGGAGAAATGCAACCTTCGCT GTCAGTACTGCATGCCAGAGGAGGGGGTCAAACTCACCCCACGGGCCAAACTCCTGTCCACCTCGGAGGTGTTGACCTTGGCACGCCTGTTTGTACGGGAGGGGGTCGAGAAGATTCGCCTCACTGGAGGGGAACCCCTCATCCGACCTGATGTCCTGGACATCATCG CTGAGATGAGGAGGTTGCCTGGTCTGAAGACCATTGCTGTGACCACCAATGGTATGAACTTGGCCAAGCAACTTCCCAAACTGAAGGACGCTGGGCTGGACCTGCTTAACATCAGCCTGGACACTCTGGTGCCAGCGAAGTTTGAGTTTATCGTCAGAAGGAAAG GGTTCCACAAGGTCATGGAGGGCATCGACAAAGCCATTGAGATGGGATACAACCCTGTGAAG GTCAACTGTGTTGTAATGCGGGGTCTCAATGATGATGAGCTGCTAGACTTTGTGTCCCTCACAGAGAAAAAACCTCTTGAAGTACGCTTCATTGAGTACATGCCTTTTGATG GTAACAAATGGAATTTCAAGAAGATGGTGAGCTACCAAGAGATGCTGGACCACATAAGGCAGCAGTGGCCCTCCCTGAAACAGCTTCCCAttggacacacagaaacagccaAG ACATTCAAAGTTCCAGGCTTCCAAGGCCACATAGGCTTCATCACCTCCATGTCTGACCACTTCTGTGGCTCCTGCAATCGGCTACGCATCACTGCTGACGGAAACCTAAAG GTATGTTTATTTGGGAACTCTGAGGTGTCTCTGCGGGACTGTCTGCGTTCCGGGGCATCTGAAGACGAGTTGCTGGAGATCATTGGTGCTGCTGTGGGCAGGAAGAAGAAGCAACATGCAG GCATGTTCAGTATCTCCCAGATGAAGAACAGACCCATGATCCTCATCG GCACATCATGCCCAAAAACCCTGTCCCTACCCGTGAGCCAAGAAACCCAGGGGGACACTATCCCCATCTCCTATCTCCGTGATATAGCAGTCCTCACTTCACCAATGGCTGCTGAACCGTCCCAGTCCTTTGGGATGGGTGTTCAACACAGTGGGAACACACTGTGCCTTTCAGGCTGTCCTGTTTCAACAGGAGGACCTGATGTCAGCTGCTCAGGATCCCACAAGAGGTCCTATGTTGTAAAGAAAAACCTTTTTGAGGGAGTCAAGGAATATACAAGAGCCCCGCACATCCCTTTTTCTCAAATGAAGACCCctgaccacaacacacacacatatgtattaAGTCAAAATCACAGTGAGTTCCACAAGTACACACTAGCCACACGTCCTAACAAAATAAAGAATCACGTCACAAGAATGGCTGGAATTTTCTCCCTTTGCACACTACGGACCAATGCCAAAATAGATACCACTCAGGCCAATAGCATTAGGCTGTGTCACAGGAATGCCTCCATAGATCCCAAAGGCAAAGGAACACAGGAACGCTCGAAGGAGGACGCCAGCCTCCAGTCAAACGGTACTTCCACAGCCCAGTTAACTCATACTGATTCCGAAGGCCGAGCCTCCATGGTAGATGTGGGCATGAAGACTCCCACCCGGCGCATGGCCACAGCCCATGCCACTATACATCTGGGCCCTACTGCTTTCCGCTTGCTTCGCGACAATCAACTAACCAAAGGCGATGCATTAGCAGTTGCACAGCTAGCCGGCATCATGGGAGCCAAGCAGACCGCAGCACTCATCCCGCTCTGTCACTCAGTCCCCTTGGACCACGCCTCTGTCACGTTTAACCTTGATGAGGCACGGCACAGTGTTGTCATCACAGCAACTTGCCACACCTCGAGCCGCACAGGCATCGAGATGGAGGCGCTCACGGCCGCGTCCGTGGCCGCACTGACCCTTTATGACATGTGCAAGGCAGTGAGTCACAATATCACCATTACGGACATCCAGCTGGTAACCAAGACAGGTGGTAAGAGGGACTTCCACCGGTATCCCCCTGAAGTAACGTGTAGTAACTTCTCTCACCACTAA
- the mocs1 gene encoding molybdenum cofactor biosynthesis protein 1 isoform X2 produces the protein MVFNKSRCFRLIEGSGNVVALSSQLGKLFAQGTKTRMQRWYSSATQNENELVLVPLTDPSTANFSVATTKSDTEDLTIQGGRRRRISEDVLPFSAFLTDSFDRRHSYLRISLTEKCNLRCQYCMPEEGVKLTPRAKLLSTSEVLTLARLFVREGVEKIRLTGGEPLIRPDVLDIIAEMRRLPGLKTIAVTTNGMNLAKQLPKLKDAGLDLLNISLDTLVPAKFEFIVRRKGFHKVMEGIDKAIEMGYNPVKVNCVVMRGLNDDELLDFVSLTEKKPLEVRFIEYMPFDGNKWNFKKMVSYQEMLDHIRQQWPSLKQLPIGHTETAKTFKVPGFQGHIGFITSMSDHFCGSCNRLRITADGNLKVCLFGNSEVSLRDCLRSGASEDELLEIIGAAVGRKKKQHAGMFSISQMKNRPMILIGG, from the exons ATGGTATTTAACAAAAGCAGGTGCTTCCGCCTCATTGAAGGATCTGGGAATGTCGTGGCCTTGTCATCGCAGCTTGGGAAACTATTCGCACAAGGCACAAAAACGAGGATGCAGCGATGGTATTCCAGTGCTACGCAAAATGAGAACGAACTTGTCCTCGTACCTCTGACCGATCCAAGCACAGCCAACTTCAGTGTCGCAACAACCAAAAGCGACACAGAG GACTTGACTATCCAAGGAGGGCGAAGGAGACGCATAAGCGAGGATGTCTTGCCCTTCTCCGCGTTCCTTACGGATAGTTTTGATCGAAGGCACAGCTACCTGCGCATCTCCCTGACGGAGAAATGCAACCTTCGCT GTCAGTACTGCATGCCAGAGGAGGGGGTCAAACTCACCCCACGGGCCAAACTCCTGTCCACCTCGGAGGTGTTGACCTTGGCACGCCTGTTTGTACGGGAGGGGGTCGAGAAGATTCGCCTCACTGGAGGGGAACCCCTCATCCGACCTGATGTCCTGGACATCATCG CTGAGATGAGGAGGTTGCCTGGTCTGAAGACCATTGCTGTGACCACCAATGGTATGAACTTGGCCAAGCAACTTCCCAAACTGAAGGACGCTGGGCTGGACCTGCTTAACATCAGCCTGGACACTCTGGTGCCAGCGAAGTTTGAGTTTATCGTCAGAAGGAAAG GGTTCCACAAGGTCATGGAGGGCATCGACAAAGCCATTGAGATGGGATACAACCCTGTGAAG GTCAACTGTGTTGTAATGCGGGGTCTCAATGATGATGAGCTGCTAGACTTTGTGTCCCTCACAGAGAAAAAACCTCTTGAAGTACGCTTCATTGAGTACATGCCTTTTGATG GTAACAAATGGAATTTCAAGAAGATGGTGAGCTACCAAGAGATGCTGGACCACATAAGGCAGCAGTGGCCCTCCCTGAAACAGCTTCCCAttggacacacagaaacagccaAG ACATTCAAAGTTCCAGGCTTCCAAGGCCACATAGGCTTCATCACCTCCATGTCTGACCACTTCTGTGGCTCCTGCAATCGGCTACGCATCACTGCTGACGGAAACCTAAAG GTATGTTTATTTGGGAACTCTGAGGTGTCTCTGCGGGACTGTCTGCGTTCCGGGGCATCTGAAGACGAGTTGCTGGAGATCATTGGTGCTGCTGTGGGCAGGAAGAAGAAGCAACATGCAG GCATGTTCAGTATCTCCCAGATGAAGAACAGACCCATGATCCTCATCGGTGGGTGA